A section of the Deltaproteobacteria bacterium genome encodes:
- the aroC gene encoding chorismate synthase produces MLRFLTAGESHGESLMAIVEGFPAGVAVEAESVDRDLARRQKGYGRGQRMQIESDRVEILSGVRGGKSLGTPIAMRIRNRDWENWKTVMAVDAGQVDARTVTRPRPGHADLSGGIKYAHKDFRNVLERASARETAARVAVGALGRILLKKFHISVLGHVLSIGGVGGSKIKLTRPQQGPEIENSPVRCIDRKSETAMIKRIEKAESEGETLGGVMEIQAFGVPVGLGSYVHWDRRLDGELARVVMSIPAIKGVEIGLGFSGADLDGSQVHDPISFQGEKGFFRETNRAGGIEGGVSNGETIVIKAAMKPIPTLASPLSSVHFLSKRPTSAAVERSDVTAVPAACVIAEAVIAFVLAQHMCRKFGGDSLEEMHRNFNSYQDYVKSL; encoded by the coding sequence ATGCTGCGTTTTCTTACCGCGGGTGAATCGCACGGTGAATCGCTTATGGCCATTGTGGAGGGTTTTCCGGCCGGTGTCGCTGTAGAGGCCGAGTCCGTTGATCGGGATCTTGCCCGACGTCAGAAAGGTTATGGCAGGGGCCAGAGAATGCAGATAGAGAGTGATCGGGTAGAGATCCTGTCAGGTGTCAGGGGAGGAAAAAGCCTCGGAACTCCCATCGCCATGCGAATTCGCAACAGGGATTGGGAAAACTGGAAGACCGTTATGGCCGTTGATGCCGGGCAGGTTGATGCCAGGACGGTTACCCGGCCCCGGCCCGGTCATGCCGATCTTTCCGGGGGGATAAAGTACGCTCACAAGGATTTTCGAAACGTCCTTGAGAGGGCCAGTGCCAGGGAGACTGCCGCGCGGGTGGCCGTGGGAGCCCTGGGGAGAATTCTCCTGAAAAAATTCCATATATCAGTATTGGGCCATGTCCTTTCCATCGGAGGTGTGGGCGGCTCGAAGATAAAATTGACCAGGCCGCAGCAGGGGCCCGAGATTGAGAATTCTCCGGTGCGATGTATTGATCGGAAGTCGGAGACGGCCATGATCAAAAGGATAGAGAAGGCTGAATCTGAGGGGGAAACCCTCGGAGGAGTTATGGAAATCCAGGCATTCGGGGTCCCTGTCGGTCTGGGAAGCTACGTCCACTGGGACAGGCGGCTCGATGGCGAACTGGCCCGGGTAGTCATGAGTATCCCAGCAATCAAGGGGGTGGAAATCGGCCTTGGTTTTTCCGGAGCTGACCTGGATGGATCGCAGGTCCACGACCCCATCAGTTTTCAGGGAGAAAAGGGATTTTTCCGCGAAACCAACCGGGCGGGGGGTATTGAGGGAGGGGTTTCCAACGGCGAGACCATCGTGATAAAAGCAGCCATGAAGCCCATCCCGACGCTCGCTTCGCCTCTTTCATCAGTTCACTTTCTCAGCAAAAGGCCAACGTCCGCTGCTGTTGAGAGATCCGATGTTACGGCGGTCCCGGCGGCCTGTGTCATTGCGGAGGCTGTCATCGCCTTTGTACTCGCCCAGCATATGTGTCGGAAATTCGGTGGAGATTCCCTGGAGGAGATGCATCGAAATTTCAACAGTTACCAGGATTACGTTAAAAGCCTTTGA
- a CDS encoding roadblock/LC7 domain-containing protein — MIFQTVLDEIVQRTEGVLGVVIMGMDGIAIGEHIVDPSCSIQTVGIEYATAIKSIQKAAKSLSAGDVHEVIINTTSNIILLRLITPEYFVALALTPDGNHGKARYLLRMAVPDLVKEFR; from the coding sequence ATGATTTTCCAGACTGTGCTTGATGAGATCGTCCAACGTACGGAGGGCGTGCTGGGGGTGGTTATCATGGGGATGGATGGCATCGCCATTGGTGAGCACATTGTTGACCCGTCCTGCAGCATCCAGACCGTGGGGATTGAATATGCCACCGCCATCAAGAGTATTCAGAAGGCCGCCAAGTCCCTTTCAGCTGGGGATGTTCACGAGGTTATCATCAACACCACCAGCAATATAATTCTACTCAGGCTGATAACCCCGGAATATTTCGTTGCTCTGGCGCTAACGCCCGATGGGAATCACGGAAAGGCCAGATACCTGTTGCGCATGGCTGTGCCCGACCTGGTTA
- a CDS encoding tetratricopeptide repeat protein translates to MSDQDIQRYEQMLADDPGSRVFAPLADAYRKAGRLSEAIQTARAGLRYNPHYSGGFVVLGRALFEKGELGPAGEAIQKAVEEAPENYLAQKTLAKISMTQGENARALRALQAALLLSPEDVEIQSDIESLKSKVAHPGGIDFSSEDAARGPVAAPFPPEPEIQDLEPLPEGVGAEDSFPVPEVMIPENEFNDFSLEDVELTEEAPPEVYPETVISPEPLPEPVMKAPVLEGAAEVEDIQFPAFLDELSTLTKRQTEDIPDIDIIPEAITSPNINDADEQPSSSGTGNDIFTETLADLYARQGVSDEAAHIYEQLREENPADVEIDEKLRSVGERQLGKAAPEPTVEVKPDPPEAIAPLEDQTGSPKDPVHVLAGWLKNAERMKRR, encoded by the coding sequence ATGAGCGACCAGGATATCCAACGTTACGAGCAGATGTTGGCCGATGATCCCGGATCAAGGGTTTTTGCCCCACTGGCCGATGCCTACCGGAAGGCCGGCAGGCTGAGTGAGGCAATTCAGACAGCCAGGGCAGGGCTGAGATACAATCCCCATTACAGCGGCGGGTTTGTGGTCCTGGGAAGGGCACTGTTCGAGAAGGGTGAACTTGGCCCCGCGGGAGAAGCCATTCAAAAGGCGGTGGAAGAGGCTCCCGAAAATTATCTTGCGCAAAAGACCCTGGCTAAAATATCCATGACCCAGGGTGAAAATGCCCGCGCTCTGCGCGCTCTCCAGGCTGCTCTACTGCTCAGTCCCGAGGATGTGGAGATCCAGTCGGACATCGAAAGTCTGAAGAGCAAGGTCGCCCACCCAGGGGGCATCGATTTCTCCTCCGAGGATGCCGCCCGGGGACCGGTTGCAGCCCCTTTTCCGCCGGAGCCGGAGATACAGGACCTCGAGCCCCTGCCCGAAGGGGTCGGCGCTGAGGATTCATTCCCGGTTCCCGAGGTTATGATTCCCGAAAACGAGTTTAACGATTTTTCCCTGGAGGATGTGGAGTTGACGGAAGAGGCACCTCCCGAGGTATATCCTGAAACGGTTATATCTCCTGAGCCTCTTCCGGAACCTGTTATGAAAGCTCCCGTTCTCGAAGGCGCCGCCGAGGTTGAGGACATCCAATTCCCTGCATTCCTCGATGAACTGTCCACCTTGACCAAACGCCAAACAGAGGATATACCCGACATCGACATTATTCCGGAAGCGATCACTTCTCCGAATATCAATGACGCTGATGAACAACCTTCGTCTTCGGGGACCGGAAATGACATTTTTACCGAGACCCTGGCGGATCTCTATGCGCGGCAGGGGGTGTCCGATGAGGCTGCTCACATCTATGAACAGCTTCGCGAGGAGAATCCTGCCGACGTTGAAATAGACGAAAAACTTCGATCCGTAGGGGAGCGTCAACTCGGCAAGGCCGCCCCTGAGCCGACTGTGGAGGTTAAACCGGACCCCCCTGAAGCAATCGCCCCTTTGGAAGATCAAACCGGGAGCCCCAAGGATCCGGTTCATGTCCTCGCAGGTTGGCTCAAGAATGCGGAAAGGATGAAAAGACGATGA
- the aroB gene encoding 3-dehydroquinate synthase: protein MIGTMEVQLGSRTYPIMVQSGAWDGLPDFLGARKTGSRLIVVTDERVGSQYGKRIDRILAGTSFEIDLHTVPEGEGSKSFFEVERLCRRMALLGLERGDLVVAMGGGVVGDLAGLAASLYLRGIGLIQLPTSLLAMVDSSVGGKTGINIKEGKNLVGTFYQPEAVFIDTDVLETLDDRDWFSGMAEVVKMALALDRRLFAYLEGYEDLGPRGGVDAVRIVTVSCLRKAEIVEEDERESGPRRVLNFGHTLAHALEASSGYGTFRHGEAVALGMKGALLLSGEIGGLSRPEMRRALAVVDRIPVPGTVNASDLAGFMSRDKKIVGGKIMAVLISEIGKAKIASLEDVGMLVDTLIRMGIGD, encoded by the coding sequence ATGATCGGGACCATGGAGGTGCAGCTTGGTTCCCGGACCTACCCGATCATGGTCCAGTCCGGAGCGTGGGATGGTCTTCCGGATTTTCTAGGGGCGAGAAAGACAGGATCCCGGCTCATTGTGGTAACCGATGAGCGGGTCGGTTCCCAATACGGGAAGCGTATTGACAGGATTCTGGCCGGCACTTCTTTTGAAATTGATCTCCACACTGTTCCGGAAGGTGAGGGGAGCAAATCGTTTTTCGAAGTTGAGCGATTGTGCAGAAGAATGGCCCTGTTGGGCCTGGAAAGAGGAGATCTTGTCGTTGCCATGGGCGGTGGGGTGGTTGGAGACCTGGCTGGATTGGCGGCATCCCTTTATCTCAGGGGAATAGGGTTGATCCAGCTTCCCACCTCTCTCCTGGCAATGGTTGACAGCAGTGTCGGGGGTAAAACCGGAATAAATATCAAGGAGGGCAAGAATCTGGTGGGAACCTTCTACCAGCCTGAGGCCGTTTTTATTGACACCGATGTTCTTGAAACACTGGATGATCGCGACTGGTTCTCCGGAATGGCGGAGGTTGTGAAAATGGCCCTGGCCCTTGATCGGCGCCTGTTCGCTTACCTTGAGGGATACGAGGATCTCGGACCTCGCGGCGGTGTGGATGCAGTGCGGATTGTAACCGTTTCCTGCCTTAGAAAGGCTGAGATTGTGGAGGAAGATGAGAGGGAATCCGGCCCGAGGAGGGTTCTCAACTTCGGTCATACCCTTGCCCATGCCTTGGAGGCGTCCTCCGGGTACGGAACCTTCCGCCACGGTGAAGCCGTCGCGCTTGGGATGAAGGGGGCTCTCCTGCTGTCAGGCGAGATAGGTGGACTTTCCAGGCCGGAAATGAGGAGGGCGTTGGCTGTTGTGGACAGGATCCCGGTTCCCGGAACCGTTAATGCGTCTGACCTCGCGGGCTTCATGTCGAGGGACAAAAAAATCGTCGGCGGAAAAATCATGGCCGTCCTTATCAGTGAGATCGGCAAGGCTAAAATAGCTTCCCTGGAAGATGTCGGAATGCTGGTTGACACCCTCATTCGGATGGGCATTGGTGATTGA